Proteins encoded within one genomic window of Panicum virgatum strain AP13 chromosome 1N, P.virgatum_v5, whole genome shotgun sequence:
- the LOC120654057 gene encoding fasciclin-like arabinogalactan protein 3 gives MASKILLSLLVLAAASPAALAAFDVIQMLVDKPQYAGFSKVLAQTNVAAEANQLKVASLLVVPEKTVKSLVSLPVDKLRQAVANHVLLSYFDPIKLDEMKTRTALLPTLLSNTDKALGVLNYSKADDGQMYFGAPGAPCVAKLVKVVAARPYTVSIMEISEPILPPGFGKPDAAPGRRGKGGKGKIKPAGLDESKEVTGKKPDDAAGKAESPGSAAAAPSPAS, from the coding sequence ATGGCTTCCAAGATCCTGCtctccctcctcgtcctcgccgcgGCATCGCCCGCGGCGCTGGCAGCCTTCGACGTGATCCAGATGCTGGTCGACAAGCCCCAGTACGCCGGGTTCTCCAAGGTCCTGGCGCAGACCAACGTCGCGGCGGAGGCCAACCAGCTCAAGGTGGCGTCGCTGCTGGTCGTCCCCGAAAAGACGGTCAAGTCCCTGGTGTCTCTGCCCGTTGACAAGCTGCGGCAGGCGGTCGCGAACCACGTCCTCCTCAGCTACTTCGACCCGATCAAGCTCGACGAGATGAAGACCCGCACGGCGCTGCTCCCCACGCTCCTGTCCAACACCGACAAGGCCCTCGGCGTCCTCAACTACTCCAAGGCTGACGACGGCCAGATGTACTTCGGCGCCCCGGGCGCGCCCTGCGTCGCCAAGCTCGTCAAGGTCGTCGCCGCGCGCCCTTACACCGTGTCCATCATGGAGATCAGCGAGCCCATCCTGCCGCCCGGGTTCGGCAAGCCCGACGCagcgcccggccgccgcggcaaGGGTGGCAAGGGCAAGATCAAGCCGGCGGGCCTTGACGAGTCCAAGGAGGTCACCGGCAAGAAGCCCGACGATGCAGCGGGCAAGGCAGAGAGCCCCGGATCCGCGGCGGCTGCTCCAAGCCCCGCGTCTTAG